From the genome of Rana temporaria chromosome 8, aRanTem1.1, whole genome shotgun sequence:
ATTAAGTGGAGTCCACTTAGACCCTCCAtatctcaataaagagaacctgtcacctaaaaatgtgatgaaaaaaaagttaCGTAAATTAACGTaaataattttgcaaaaaatattaaGTTAtacccaagcacataaaatcaGGCAAGCTTGGATTTCTCACCCTAGAGcttctaaggctgctttcacactgaaagcatcAGCCGTTATCGCTAAAGCACTGttcattttagcggcgctttagcaCTGTTTAGGTGATTTCGCTccatttttcggccgctagcggggcacttttaaaccagaaaaaaaggtttaaaacttCTGTTTTGCAATGCTTTTAATCGCCTTTTAAAGGCGCTAAGAAAGTACGGCGCTCCCAACCCaccacaaagatgctgcttgcaggactttttggaacgtcccgcaagcgcaccgccccagtgagaAAAGACACACAGGATTGAATGGGAGGTGGATTTCAGGTGCTTTGCAGAGGTTATTTCTTAACATGTAAACCAGAACTGTTACCAATGAGTGCTTTGTTATTTGTAACCTATCTATTTAATCTTTATACTGGATCCATTATTACTAAATGTAACCTACTGTGTGTtactttttttcagtttgtgcCCAGGGTAGCAGGGTACTATATAAGCTATGACTAAACACtagtatagtgtgaaacgcataAGCTTGACCAGtgtgctgtggcttgtagtgctgtgttggattttacaataaaggcaattttattcggagtgcggctgtccagaagaaatttcttttttttgccttGTATGCGCATTGCTTGCACCCGTGGTTTCTGTGAAAAGTGATTACCTTTGAAGACGACCACAGTCACACCTGAGCGGCTTATCTTCCTGTTTGTACTACATAAGAACATATAGacaacagctacactttttttcttgtttttttttttctttatttgaaatATCTATTAATGTAGACTTTGTTATGTTATTTGGAGCAACTATTGACATCTGTTATATTCTTATTTGGTATGTCCTAAAAATCgttatgaagtaaaaaaaaaaaagcaaccgaGAGCATTGGTGTAGCCTTGATGGGATCTTGACTCATTAGTTAACATTTAAAATATCTCCAATAACTTTTTAATGCTTCTTTAACCTCAGAATTTCTTAAACTGTATATCAAGGGATTTAACATAGGTATAACTATACTGTAGAACACAGAAGCCACGCGATCCTGCTGTAAGACATTTCCGACTGACGGACGAATATACATAAAGAGTATAGTTCCATAGAAGATGCTGACAGCAGTAATATGAGAAGTACACGTGTTAAAAGCCTTGTATCTACCCTGGGCTGATCGTATCCTCACAATGGCCAAGACAATGTTGGTGTATGAGACAAGGATAAGTGTCATACTGCTCATGGTAACAAGGCCAGCTAAAATAATCATGACAACTACATTGATTGATATATCAGAGCAGGACAGCTTAAAGAGTGGTTGAAGGTCACAGAAGAAATGATCAATAATGTTGGATCTGCAGAAGTTAAGATGGAAAGCAGAAACTGTGTGCACAAGAGAATTCACAAAACCTCCAAAGTAAGCAACAACCACCATGCGGAAACACAAGATACTGCTCATGTGGACCTGGTACTGCAATGGACTACAGATGGCCACATAGCGATCGTAGGCCATGACTCCAAGGAGAAGACTTTCGGTGCTTACAAAGGACCCAAAGACATACATCTGCATGGCACAGCCAAGAAAAGAAATGGTCTTTGATTCACTTAGAAAATCCCTCAGCATTTTGGGGGTGATTGTTGAAGAATACACAAGGTCCACAAAGGAAAGATTACTCAGAAGGAAGTACATGGGTTTGTGTAGATGCTTCTTTGCGATACTTAGAGAAATAATGCCAACATTGCCAACCATGGTTGTGATGTACACAAGCAGAAAGAAGACAAACAAAGGAATGTTGAGTTCAGTCATGTCAGTAAGTCCAGAGAGAATAAATTTCATCGGAAAACTCTTATTCATCTCCAACTAATTCAAATATTTTTCATCTGTTTAAAAACCAAGAGGTATGTTATAACTGTCAGTGATCCCAACTCCTGAAGATACTAGTTCTCCAACCTAATATGTTGAAACATCAAGATGGTGCTATTTATGCTTGCCGTGTTGTTAAAGGAAATAAAAACCTTTAAGCATATAAACACGTTAAAGTTAATTGTGGTTTTGTACTCACATAAAAATAGTTTATTGAACACACaaagaataaaaatacaaaatatgctGTGTGAATACCCAAATTTTCAGCTACCATAAGAGCCGGtttacactggggcgacctgggatccgacttcaagtcgccccaagttgccccgtcgggaaaatgaatggaagtgaatgggagccgccTTAATGTACACTATcgaagtcactccgacttcataaaaggttcctgtattacttcaatccgacttgtaggcaacttgtacccattgatttcaatggaagtcgcctcagaagtctgatcactttcttaactgaagcaacaatacaggaagataacatacatttctcaggcaaacccctccctccccctccctcccacagagctgattgttgtttgattggccactgaaaagcctcctgtcctggaggcaacttgaagttgccttgtaagttgcctgatgattcatactcaagtcgtgtccaagttgcctcccaaagtcgtgctagaagtcgtgttgcccctgtgtgaatgggctctaactgTATCCCATGTTCCTTACAACCACTGTAAACAAATTAAACCAATAAACATATTAAACTTATTGAAAAAGAAtatcaaaatataaataataatgtgAATTGTGCCAAAGtgcttatatataaatatattttgcatGTGTAGTTGTGTAGCTCCGTGTGTTACACAAAAACAAAAGGGTGCAAAGGTATTACCAAATAAAACTTTATTGGAAAATGAAAACGCAATGAGTGCATACTCACAATAGCCAAAAACTAAAACATCAATTAAGACCAGACCCGGGTGACAGAGCAGCCCTTATAGGGATCACCAGAACCCTGGATTCATGGAGACTCATCAGCTAATGTGCTTCAAGGGACAGACCTCATTCTACTGAGCATCTTGTCATTTGGAAATACATCTGTGAGTATGTATGCAAAAGACTTTTCATTCTATGTAGACACCATTGAGTAATGCATAATGTACTATGCATACGTAACATACATCTGTGACTCAGTTAGGAGGAAAGAAATTGAAGTCCTATTAGAAATCCTATTAAGTAGTCCACCCTTCCTGGCTTTTTCTCTCCCTTCGGTAGTTTTTCAGCATTTTCATggtattgttttgattctgtaatTTTGTGGTTTGAAGGTCACAAAGTGGTTACCGCTCTTGTCTTGTTGTATTCCAGGTTCATTTCCATtaccggccgcacctagagtatgctgtccagttctgggcaccagtactcaggaaggatgtactggaaatggagagagtataaagaagggaaacaaagctaataaaaggtctggaggatattagttatgaagaaagattacaagcattgaacttattctttctagagaagagacgcttgagaggggatatgatttcaacttACAAATACCAtattggtgaccccacaatagggataaaacttttttgtggaagggagtttaacaagacatgtggccactcattaaaattagaagaaaagcggtttaaccttaaactacgtagaggattctttactgtaaggcactgtacacacgatcagtccatccgatgagaacggactgaaggaccatttcatcggttcaccgatgaagctgactgatggtctgatgtgcctacacaccataggttaaagaaGCTTTcggttcagaacgcggtgacgtaaaacacaacgacgtgctgaaaaaaacgaagttcaatacttccaagcatcgGTCGACTCGACTATGAGCACGCGTGGacctttaaccgatgcttttgcatactaaccatcggttttgacctatcggttaggcgtccatcggttcaattttaaagcaagttctaaatttttggaccgaaggataactgaccaatggggcccacacacgatctgtttggaccgatgaaaaggtccttcagtccgttttcatcggttttgaccgaccgtgtgtacgcggccttagagcggtaaggatgtggaattcccttccatagGCGGtagtctcagcggggagcattgatagtttcaagaaactattagataagcatctaaacgaccacaacatgcagggatatacaatgtaatactgacatataatcacacataggttggacttgatggacttgtgtcttttttcaacctcacctgctatgtaactatgttactGCAAAtagttgtgtagcactacccccggaggagctgctggtttgttttgggtggcacatttaccttgtggctcttccgaattcctaggggtgaatggtgcatggtgcatatagcagaagtaaagtaatgtccgcaacaggtgctctttgctgtgctctttattaccagcctctcaatggctctcctcagatggactccccaccgaacagctatacctcttgggatcttcaaaagtgggaacccagttgaTCAATAGGTCCCCGCctctgctcaaatgttccggaccaacatggtcccggaaccaggaacaccacgtggcacgcacgccccggccaggtaggccatgaccctaaaggtgggtgccacactggacgaagaagacacagaaccaatggcgtctgccccataaataccctcccccagcatgcacagcgaggatcaaccctcctgattggctgctggggacgagcacccaaaccttgactccactgctgccatatactgcactggggtgggaatagcaccccagcacaacagaatgagcccacagcacaggcaagctgagacagagaaccaaattgaacattttaaccagatcagagtttaaatacactctgatctccctctaaatttaaattgcACCTATACTTtaaagcagggatcttcaaactacggccctccagctgttgcggaactacacatcccatgaggcattgcaagactctgacattcactgacatgactaagcatgatgggaattgtagttcctgaacaactggagggccatagtttgaggacccctgctttaaagtaaccaggcgctacagttGTAATTAGTTACCAATGGTAATTGGAGGTGGAATCAGAAGggacagttcacaccacatgcagtctagtgtgttttttcctgcatcaaaaatgcattgaatgtaggttatatggttttcaatgacagagttcacaccagtgcagtcagttccagttccagaaatataagtagaacatgctgcatttttcctgcactggactgtactggaacgctgtaaaatacataaaaaaacgcactggaacacaccgGAACTCACACTAAAGCACCAAAAATGGAACATATGTCCTTAATGTTAAGAAAAAAGAGAgggaaaaatgcactggactgcatcaaaaacgcattaaaaatccactgaaatgcatcaaaaacacataaaaaacaagcatgcagaaaagcatctgaaaCGCATCCTGACtgcttttctatggtgtgaactggcccctaACTGTTAGAacaagtgacccccccccccccccgctcatacTGAGCAACTGTCAGCAGTGGCTTCAGTGTGTAGGTGTGTGCAGGAAAGGCAGCCgacaacagaagccccatagtaagtccaGAACGGCTGTAGAActggtaatgccccgtacacacgatcggatttcccatcggaataaactctgacatGTTTTTCCGCCGGAAttgcgctcaagctgtcttgcatacacacggacacaccaaattccgactgtcgaaaatgcggtgacgtacaacactacgagaaGCCTAGAATAATaaggttcaatgctttcgagcatgtgtcaaattgtttctgagcatgcgtgttttttctccgtcggaattccatacagacgaacggaatttacaTTcggagaaaaagagaacatgttctctttctaagtccgtcgtaatttccgatggaaaaactcagatggggcacacacacggtcggaatatccgataaaaaaattccgtctgactttttccatcagagattccgacgtgtgtacgcggcataagtatagcgatttttgctttacagggttagatagattaggcttagaatgtggcagagagagggccagatccacaaagaagttacgctggcgtatctattgatacgccgcgtaacttctagtttgctccggcgtatctttgttttgtatccacaaaacaagatacgcctgaagctgggctagatccgactggcgtacgtcttagtacgccgtcggatctaaggtgcatatttacgctggccgctaggtggcatttccgtcgatttccgcgttgagtatgcaaattagctagatacggcgatccacgaacgtacgtccggcaggtgcatttttttacgtcgtttccgtaaggcttttttcggcgtatagttacccctgctatatgaggcgtactcaatgttaagtatggacgtcgttcccatgtcgaattttgaaaattttacgtcgtttgcgtaagtcgttcgcgaatagggctttgcgtagaatgacgttcacgtcgtaagcattggcttgttgcgggttaatttcgagcatgcgcactgggatacccccacggacggcgcatgcgtcgttaaaaaaaacatcatttacgttgggtcaagtaaaattaacataaaacacgcccacatctttaacatttgaattccgcgcccttacgccggcagatttacgctacgccgccgtaactttagaggcaagtgctttgtgaatacagcacttgcctctcaaagttgcggcggcgtagcgttaatacgatacgctacgcctgctgaaaattacgatccgctatgtggatctggcccagaaggTTTAAGTTTTGACTACAATTCAATTTTTAACAAAGAGTTATATGTTTAGAAGGGGGGACTTCTCCAATGTATGTTAATGAGAACTGGACTCAGCCAGTCCCCATCCCAGCTCCTGGGACAGACCACACTGACCTAGATGAGAAATGCCTCCAGTCAGCCATGACACatcaaaacagtaaaaaatataaatatatatttttctttttgggggctgggctgtgtgaatgggaacacatataAACATGTGGTGGCGTTTTCTCAAATTGCACTACCAAGGTGTAAATATGCAGCCCCATATCATATCGTAACGCAACTAGAATGGTAAACCTACTGGCATAACTGTGATGAAAATGGCAAGAGACATGTCAAATGTTCCATACAGGTGACCTATTTATGTTAAATTATAAACCTCACAGGGATGGGTCCTTGTTGCTTTACACATTTGCCTCATAATTCCTTCGTCTCTCTGAGACTCATTAAGTCAAACCGGAGGCTTACCAAAACAATTAGAGTATCTAATATAACAACACATACCATAACAATTTAAAGGGGAACTAAAATGGTTTTATATtcaatctatttttatatatatatatatatatatatatatatatatatatatatatatatatatactattttgtcaaaagtattgtgacacctgcctttacacacacatcaactttaatggaatcccagtcttatgctggccacacactatacgaaaaatcgtctGAAATTCAGTTATTTAGACAGTTCATTCGTTTTTcagacagttaatgggcacacaaccgttgggacgtttttgaggcaaaaaaacgaaggacaagtttggtaATTTTTTGCagaacgaacgataaattgaaaggttaatgtgtttcccgtccaaactgtctgcactaggtatatgtaaaaaaaaaaaaactattttgttttatttatgtccTCTGAACAATTGACGGCACCGTCGTTTGCGCTCATGGCTGAATGTTCGTTTTTTGAAAATAGGTTCGGCtgatttttcatatagtgtatggccagctttagtcctcaggcctcatacacacgaccgagtttctccgcAAAAAACAgctagaaacttgctgggagatatttttttgccgaggaaaccggtcgtgggtacattttcgttgaggaaactgtcgagaaactcgacgagccaaaaagagagcaagttctctatttcctcaacgggagtctcaaattgtctCGTCAAGTTCCCGGACGGACTGGTTTccaacgagaaactcgagcgtctgtatgctaagaaacccacgcttgctcagaataaagtatgagacgggagtaaaagtaacatttgtaatggagataacacatttttcaagctgtaacagactgaaaagtgcaaatcgtctcttaccaaacttttacttaacacgcaaacacatgagattagcaaaaccagccccaagagtttagccagtggaatcgaacttcccctgccgttgtatgtgttgtatgtcaccgcgtttgagaacgagattttgtcttgacagtgtgtacgcaaagcaagcttgtcgagttcctcgacaagcctaacaaggaactcgacgaggaaaacgatgtgtttcgcccatcgagttcctcagtcgtgtgtacaaggccatagggttcatattgagttggcccaccctttgcagctataacagcttcaactcttctgggaaggctgtccacaaggtttaggagtgtgtctatgggaatgtttgaccattcttccagaagtgcaattgtgaggtcaggcactgatgttagacaAGAAGGctgggctcacagtctctgctctaattcatcctaaaggtcttctattaggttgaggtcaggcctctgtgcaggccagtcaaagtcctccaccccaaattcgcttatccatgtctttatggacctcgctttgtgcactggtgcgcagtcatgttggaacaggaaggggccatccctaaaCTGATCCCACAAAGTTGCGAGCATGAACTtggccaaaatgtcttggtatgctaacaccttcagagtttccttcactggaactaaggggccaagaccaactcctgaaaaacaaccccacaccataattccccctccaccaaatgtgcacaaagcaaggtgcaAAAagtcatggatgagcaagtttggggtggaggaacttgcctagcctgcatagagtcctgacctcaacccgatagaacacctttggattgaaccctacggactaagactgggaggccattagagtttatatgtgtgtaaaggcaggtgtcctagaacttttagtaatatagggggttatttactaaaggcaaatcctttagtaaataacacccTATATCACttgtaatttgcacttgtagtgctaaGTGGAGTtgtttttcgtaaataaccccaatagtgtgtatatatagatatatatatctatatatacagttgtatagaaaataatcacccctTTTAAAAAATCACATTTTGTCTTGTAGCCTGAAATGAAGGCAGATGCAGTTTTTGTttcatccagctgtatttactagtgcaacttataacatctaaatgaaagatataacaccaacatgtcagaaaaaataaaaataaataaaaaacagaatcactgagttggaaaaaggatcacccacttatgtcagtattttgttgaatcaacttttgctttaattacagactttagtctgttgggatttgtCTCTACTGACTTTGCACatcgtggcccggattcacatacatcggcgcatatttatgcgggcgtagcgtatctaatatacgctacgccgacgcagcgcacagaggcaagcactggattcacaaagcactcgctcccactcgctcttaaagatacgctgggtttcctcaacgtaagccagcgtaggtggaagtgggcgtgagccatgctaatgaggcgtaaccccatgcaaatgatgggccaagcgccatagaagtacttaaaatgaatggcgcatgtgccgtcccgtggccgcatcctagtgcgcatgctcagaatcacgtcgaaacaactgtctaagatacgttgaatcactgcctacgacgtgaacgtaacctacgcctagtcatattcacgtacaacgaaaacgacaaaagatacgaaggcttgtgttccctggtcatacctttgcattagttgcgcctcctatatggggaataactttacaccggacgtacgacttacgcaaacgcgtatattatgcgccgggcgcaactacgttcgtgaattggcatatctcccttatttgcatatgtgcatagaaaatcaattggagcggaaaatgcgcccagcttaaatatgcgcccacgatacgacagcgtaggcaagtaacgtcggtcgtaggaagcctatttttagacgtatctcagattgtgggcacggcgcacagatacgacggcgcatagttacacttacgcggcgtatctcgagatacgtcggcgtaagtgctttgtcaaTCCGGGCCCTAGACTTTGCAAGCCATTCCAcatattttcaatggggtttaggtctgggctctgactaggcaatGCAATGACATTCACCTTCTgctcatttttgctg
Proteins encoded in this window:
- the LOC120910390 gene encoding olfactory receptor 1009-like — encoded protein: MPHGMCSSATEFILSGLTDMTELNIPLFVFFLLVYITTMVGNVGIISLSIAKKHLHKPMYFLLSNLSFVDLVYSSTITPKMLRDFLSESKTISFLGCAMQMYVFGSFVSTESLLLGVMAYDRYVAICSPLQYQVHMSSILCFRMVVVAYFGGFVNSLVHTVSAFHLNFCRSNIIDHFFCDLQPLFKLSCSDISINVVVMIILAGLVTMSSMTLILVSYTNIVLAIVRIRSAQGRYKAFNTCTSHITAVSIFYGTILFMYIRPSVGNVLQQDRVASVFYSIVIPMLNPLIYSLRNSEVKEALKSYWRYFKC